The following nucleotide sequence is from Cucumis melo cultivar AY chromosome 1, USDA_Cmelo_AY_1.0, whole genome shotgun sequence.
tTTGATTTAACTTAGAAATCAAATATGCTTTTTCTGATAATATCCAAAATCATTTTGTATAAaactgggggggggggggggggggggggggggggggaatgaGTTATTTGTACCAGCAGTTGCATTAGAATGGCCATTTCATTATAAACGGAATGAAACCTAACAATATCCTCACACAAGAAGACTCTTTATTTTACAAACTTAGATGAAAACTGAAAAAACACAAGAGCATCCTCCACACAAGATGCTAAGACTGTTCTAAAAGCAGTTAAACGACAATGACAAGGACAAGGATGAGAACGAGGATGACAACGTAACACTTGGTCAGTTCTACATTCCAAAacaatcttctttctttttcataaataCAGAAGAGGGGGTGAAGAAGCCAAACTACCAATCAGTAAAGGGGATTCAATGCTGaaacttcatttctttgggGTATAACAATCTGAATTTGAAGTATGTCGCTTCATTGTTGAGATCTTGTCACCTTGGTGGGTATCTGTTCATCTTCCATGACTATgaaatctaaaaaaataaaaataaaagttatgaTGACGAATGCCAATTCCAGAAAGATAAAAGATGGGTGCTGAGCAGCATGGCTTGTGATTCAAATGTAAACCATCTTCATCCTTGGAAAAGTATCCAACTTCAGAATCAATCTGTTTGAGCACAATTTGTTGCCAACCATAAAAATCAGTGAGAACACAAATTGACACCTTTCGTGAAGAAATATGAATGTAAGCATTATTTACTAGAGGAAGTTTATTATATGAACAAAAGCAAGTTCAATACTTTTGCTAAGTCTAACGAATCAGCCTACGGAGTAATGGGTGAGCATTTTTTTAGTAGAACTGTAAGGTGGGGGATCAAATCACCAACCACTGAGGAGAAAGGTCAATCTAATGACGATTGAGCTAACCTCAGTTTGGCATATGTAAGCAAGTTCGTGTGTGTCTGTGTGATGGGGGAGGAGGGTGCTAATTAATCAAATGTCTAAGGATAAAACTCTATAGGTAATATTCAACGGCCAACacatttacaaaattttagCACAACAAACAAATCAAATTCTCTAAAACTCAAGGACCCAGTTGTACAGCCTATAGAATAGAGCATCAAGTAAGCGTGTGAATCATAAAATTTTATCAAGACCATCTGTTTTGAAGGCTTGACCTATTGGAAATGTATAATTCATCCCATCATCTCTTCAAAATCCATAATTTTCAACCATGAAAATGTGAAGCCCACAAAGAGAATGTCCAATGCATGATCTAAAGCAAGCATCTAACACATCATCTCGTTCTCAAACTTCTTCAAATCCATGTTACACATACTAGAACTCCCAAATATGAAGCACCCCttgattaaataaaaatgtCACAAGCCAGTGACACGACGTGAGGAAAACAATCAAACACATGTCCAAAAGTTGAACCTCTTCATGCAGATAGAACATTCTGCATCCTAAAAAAGGGTTTGCAATCAAAGAAAAACAACTCAGGCAGCCAATGTTCTTCTGACCTTGCACGTTATTGGCCAACACTCAACAGTCGAAAAACAGAAAACATAAGGAGCCATCTGCTCTATGATTTATTCATGAGATTAAATAGGTTGATTCATCTCCGCACAGCTCTTCAGAATCAAAtctcataaaaataaaaaacccaTAAACAAGAGCATCTCACTATCATGGTAAAAGGGGCAAGAAGGCAATTCCGATTTCCATACCTAAAATTCAATGCCAAAATTAGCTACATGTTTGTATCAATGATCCTAATTCATTGAGACAGAAGGACCCGTCTACTTCGTAATCATGGGATTAAAGCGGATCGATTCATCTCAAAGCCAACAAACAACAAGGGAGTCTCGTATGAATCAAAAAGCCATAGCAAAGGCCCAACAGCATCTACAGTGTCATGATAAAAGGGCATTAAAATAAGGCAATTCCATATCATACCTAAAATCCAGTGCCTGTATTAACCACGCCTTTGTGTATCAAATTATCAataatcccaattcattgagacAAAAGGATCCATCTACTCTAGAATCATGAGATAACATCACAGAGAAACTCTCCTAAAAAGCCATAGCCAACAGCCCGGCAGAATCTCAGTAACATAGTAAAAGGGCATCCAAAGAAGGCAATTCCATACCCAAAATGCAGGGCCAAGTTAGTTCATATTTAAGTATGCTTAACTACACGTTTATGCTCCATAATCCTAATTAATTAACCAAGacatataaatttaaaaagagCAAGTATTTGACAGAAACATACCATCCACTAGAACTCGGCCGATTCCCACTGGATCTTGGCCGATTCACCATCGCCCCCAGATCTGCCTCACCCACCCCTTTCATCCTCTCATACCCACCACCGGATTTCGGCCGCCCATCTTCACCGTACCGGCTCGAGGACCCATAATTCCCGTACTGCCTCTGATTCCCCTCCCTAGATCGGATCCCAACGTTCACAGGTCTCTCCTCTTTCCCGACGAACCCCGCCCGAAGATGAGGTGGCACAAATTTCTCCGGCTTGTGCAACGTCACAACCGGAGGGGTAATCTCCCTGTTCTTCTCCAACCCCGTAATCGGAGAGGGAGCGATCGCACCCGTACCGGTCCGACCGAGAGGGCGAAGAGAGATCGAATCGGAATCGGATTGCGGACGAGGCTGATCCGGAACAGGACGATGATCGGCGGATGAGGGTCGAGACTGGGGTTGAGGGGAAAGGACTTGAGGTGAGGTAATGGGTTTGGGGGTGGGACGGGTCAGGACAAGCATGCGGCCATGGGACTTGTTAGGGGAAGAAATGGAAGAATAAGTTGCAGTGGCgaaagaggaggaagaagaagaagacgggTTTTTATTAGAGGAGGGATTGTTGCCAGTTTTGGAATTGGAGGAGAGATTCTTGTCGTAGATGTGATTGAAATTGATGGAGGTGTATTTGTTGGTTTTTGCCATCCACCACCACCAATATAGAACTTTGAAGGTTGTTGGGATTTGAGGGTATGATCAGAAACAAAGGAATTAAGAAACTTTTTGAGAGGAtccaaaggaagaagaagaagaagaagaagaagaagaaggagaatgaAGGGATCTTATAATCGAAGCGAAAATGGATTGCTTGGCAATGGGGAGATTGTCGAAGGCTACACCGTTTTGAGGTGTCGTCAAAGGAAGATCATAGATTCAACTTTTAAGCCAGCCTTGAATTTTAATTTGGATATAGTCATTAAGCCATGGgattgaaggaaaaaagaataCTATTTTTGAGATTTTTCTATCACtctatataaaataattttcttttatctctttttcCACAACTGAATTTAGTATATGATTAAACAAACTACTTTACAAGTTATGTTTGTGGTTACTAATTGGTTGAGATAGGATAGTTTAagctattttaatagaattgaAACCTATGCATTatgtttaataaataaaaagtatagATTTTGTTCCATGCAAATTTGTGAGACTTCACAATGTTTGGATTAGATTAGTAACTATAGATTGGTTGAATCCACAACTAAAATTTTTGTTCTCTCTAAAAGTGGTGTCttgattaaaaaataaaaaaagcacAAATGATTacctaatttttaaattttgtattcaGTAGATTCTTAGATTAAAAAAGGGTTCACATATTAATTAAACCTTATAATCTGTATTTGATATTTTCTTAATATTCATTGATGCAAAAGTtcacttttttaatattttaaaaataaattggaTGATAAATAATCGATAGTTACCTAGGATCGAACTCTATATGGACTATAAATAAACATTAAACTCTATAGTGAAAGGATCGAGCATTACACtacaataaatttttatttaaatggtAAATAAATGGTAGGATTTACATAATCGTAAGATAAATAAGAtgataaataaacaataatcgCATAGGATCGAGCACCATTACTATAAAAAACTGAACAATATTGCATATTTGTAGAATTGATTTCCGTACCATGTAAATTTGTAATAAATGAACAATAACTACATAGTTTCATGATGATCGTAATAgtaatagtagtaataataataataataataaataatcataataataaataaattggtGCTAAATAAATAGTAAGCCACGTGACCAAAGACCAAGTTGAGCTTAGCTAGCAATACTGATGTGCGCATTTTCATCCTAAAGGTAAGAGGCTTGATCGCTTCCTCATAATTATTATACTCAAAACACAAAAACATCATTATAAGCTCAAACACCGCACCATGAAAGTCAACTTTTTAATGTTGTATAAAAAACACACAAGAAATTGGAAATTTGTAATGGGTATCAAACTAAGAGTATAATATTAAAGGTGTCACCCACTTTTTATATTTT
It contains:
- the LOC103495638 gene encoding uncharacterized protein LOC103495638 isoform X2, producing MAKTNKYTSINFNHIYDKNLSSNSKTGNNPSSNKNPSSSSSSSFATATYSSISSPNKSHGRMLVLTRPTPKPITSPQVLSPQPQSRPSSADHRPVPDQPRPQSDSDSISLRPLGRTGTGAIAPSPITGLEKNREITPPVVTLHKPEKFVPPHLRAGFVGKEERPVNVGIRSREGNQRQYGNYGSSSRYGEDGRPKSGGGYERMKGVGEADLGAMVNRPRSSGNRPSSSG
- the LOC103495638 gene encoding uncharacterized protein LOC103495638 isoform X1 produces the protein MAKTNKYTSINFNHIYDKNLSSNSKTGNNPSSNKNPSSSSSSSFATATYSSISSPNKSHGRMLVLTRPTPKPITSPQVLSPQPQSRPSSADHRPVPDQPRPQSDSDSISLRPLGRTGTGAIAPSPITGLEKNREITPPVVTLHKPEKFVPPHLRAGFVGKEERPVNVGIRSREGNQRQYGNYGSSSRYGEDGRPKSGGGYERMKGVGEADLGAMVNRPRSSGNRPSSSG